GGAATAAAAGTGTACCATCCCTTTCCCTGCAGGCACCACAGATAAAAGTGTCAGATCCCCTGCTTCTAGTAGCCTCAGGCCTTGCTGCCTGCTTCCTCCTATCCCTTAAGTTTATAAATAGGCAAATATATGGAAAGGAATTTatcttttccctcctctcctcacctTCCCCTCCCAACAGAGGGACATAGTCATTGTTTGGTACTGCAATTTAAAAGAATTAGGCTGAATTTGGCTATCTTTTAGTGTTTCAGAAAAGTCGTGGAAAATGCCTTGTATTTTGGCAATATCTTTTGTATCCTCTCCccaccctacccctaacccctcGGGAAATGACTGCAAAGCACTTTACTGTTATTGTAGGCTTCATTTTATTAATCCTCAAAACATTCCTATAAGGAGATAGAGGGTATATGGTATTGTCGCTGTTTTTGTAGGTGGGAAAACATGATGCACAGATCTGTTGACTTTCCTAACTTGATGTAGTCAGGACCAGAGCAAAGAATCACCTGGCTCCTAAGGCCCATGTTCTATCTTGATTTGACTCTGCTTCATAGAGCAGAGGAAACAGGCGAAGAATCATGTAAGTcatctgttcttttttccctGAAGAACTTGTACAGACTATGGGACTAGCTTGGATTTCATTACTATTTAATGGCTTTCAGTCTCCAAGACATTAGATTGTCATTAAGTAATGTTCGAAACCTGAAGTCTTTAAGACAATTGAATTTCTTTAAGAAAGGTATGCTTCTGAAACTGTAGGGCTAGCTTCTTATTCAGATTCTAATTTGATGCAAATTGCTTATCAGTATGCGTGAAatacttaaaacaaaataaaacattttttccttagaTTGACATAGTCCTTGAATAATCTTTTAGGACTTAGACATTTTAATGCATCATTATAAATGACTATAGACTGTATTTACTTAGTGTATGAGAATATTTTCTTAGTCTCAGCCTCTTagaattagaagaaaagataGAACAGAGAGGATGAGTAAGAAGAgcagtataatatatatttggatAAATTTTAAGGAGGTACTTTTTTACTGTTTTAGCAGTGTGGACTAAATTTCTGGTAATCTAATGAATACAAGAGgtaatagttgtaattttgaaaTGGGTAGCTGTTTCAGATACTGTCAAATACGTACATAACAGTGACAAATATGTACCAGTCCAGGCGCGTAGTgaagaattctttttcaggaggTAATAGACCAGGCATAACTATTTTTGATAGAGGAGTGGTAAAGGAGAACAGATATGTTAGAATCTCTTGGGCTGAAATGATTAGCCCACCTGAAATAACCTAAGGTACCCTCCgctttaattttgtttctagtGGCTGTTACATATTTAAATTCTGGGGAGCACATTTAGCTCAACTCTGGCATTGATGCATTCCTTATCAAATGCAGTTAAGCCACCTCAGTGGAGCCAGGATCACGGTGACCTTGAGGTTTCTCTTGTAGTCTCTGAGGGGCAGTGTAGAATCATGAGAGGTCTACTTTGAAGACTTCACAGAGTAGTATTTTTTTGAGTGATCATTGCTACTCGGGGTGGCAAAGAACTAAGTAAATCCCTATTTTACCTATCTTTGCTCCCATGACTCTGTCAACTTGTATATTTCATTTAGGTCTCTGAACTCATTGGAAtaattagggaaaagaaagatGTTATGATATTATAGAAGAACACACAACATAAATCCATTGCTCCTAAccttaatttataatattttatatttaagtattgtATTTAAAAATGCTGTATTTTTAAGCAATAAATCTTCAGGTATTGAGGGGCTTTATTTTGTTTCCAAGAGATTAGTCGATTAGTCATAAGCTTGTTTATGTGGTCCTAAAGTAATTTTTAGTCCTGTTTGGATCTTGTAATATTTTATGTGATAATAATATCCAAGATTATTAAATACTGTCATTGAATACTCAGATGaggtgaggtaggtactattaataACCTCCTTGAATAGAGAAGTAGTCAGAGTTAGACAGGCTAAGTTACTAACTAGAGATCACGCAGCTTCTCCGTGTTGGACTTGGGATTCAGACCCAGGATCTTTTTACCTTGAGTCTGTGCTCAAAAGCACTGAGACAGTGTCCAGAACAACAGCTTTATATAGAGCATTTATGGAAGTGATCTCTGAACAAATATGCCATTATAAATCACTCTGACTGGTTTTCTCGTATGTTGCAAGAGTAATCACGGTTATCTTTAGTGTCTTAGTTTTATTTATACTTTCTTGTGAAAGtcttcattgttttttgtttagaGTAAAGGCcctttttatttagatttttttatgataatatttatttattgtgataCTGCTTCAAGTGAATTTTAGCCACTTTCTTTAACTGGAGacatttaagatatttattttaacGTCGGTTACCAAACAAggttatttatttacctttattgGACTGAGTAGTAAAGTGATTTAACAAAGGTAGAGAACATTCAGAAATCTATCTTGTCAACAACACTGCTTAAAGTGGTTATTTTAGATTCAAATACAGCATTAGCAAACCCTTCcaacattttaatttaactgCTTACCACAGTGTTGAAATTGGGATATTTACGTTATGTTTTTAGTAATGAGAAGTGTATATATACTTTGTATTTATGTAACCTTGGGCTTATATATACAAGATTTGTAAGTTTTTGGTGGCACATAAATATTTGTATCCAAAATTAAGTTAATCCTAAAGggggtttttaaatgaaaagaacaaagaacacaCGATAAGTTTCCGAtttgatttggaaaatattgaaaatattaggTTATTTTGTGAGTTTCATAAAGATAATTACAATACATCTAATACAAACATATTTTTTAGTTTCAGTACAAAACGGTTCGATTCATCAAAAAGATGCTGTAAATGATGATGATTTTGAGCCATACTTGAGTAGCCAGACAAATCAGGTAAGTGTGACAGTCACATATTTAGGAAATTAAACTTATATTagtattaattgattttttaaagtaggtATTTTAGTTGAATGAGGTGAACCCTAACATGAATTAACCCAGCGTGCCTACATAATAGTGAATAGCAGCTGCAGGCTTTTGGCACAAGAGAGTTCTTTGGAAATTGGAGATGGCTGGAACTAGATTATGAAATACAGAGATAGGAAGatgaacatttgtatatattgtggttagattttttttttttgactgttgaATTTAATCTTTTAATGCTGCTGCCATATCTTCATAGCTAAAGCAGATTATAAGGTTTAATTAGCTAGAAGTTTGTGGGAGAGGACTAGTTTGTGCCTGAAATTTTTGGTTAGTATAATTAAAGTTATACTATAACCTGGTATGTAACCTGGTAGCATAAGAAATAGAATTAAAGATATTATAAACACACTTGCTTATATATTGTAGGCATGGAGAATTTCATCAAATCAAATAACTGGTCGCTTTTGAGGTTcttctgtgtttgaatttttcacAGATAATCTTGTGATTTTGTATATAGGAATAATTTAGATTTAAACATTGACAAAAAAGAATGGTATTTCTTAGTCTCTGTATACCAATTCTGCCATCTCTTTCTGTTTGTTAATAAAAATGTCACTACtagaagtaaattaaaaaaaaaaacctttcattaTTAACCGATTTCTTTAGAGAGAACATTCTGGAATGAAACTGCTTTGTTGTTTTGCTtataaaaagacatgaaaaatgtACCTTGAAATCTTAACctagttttttttaacttataaaagAATAAGGAACCAAATATTGTTACAGAACTTTGCAGTTGcagagaaaatgtgaaaaaaaagtaGTTTCCAATTTGTGGAATGTACAGTTATTTTTAGGACTTTGGAGAGCCATGGTTATGTTCAACCTGAtctacatttatttctctttaaccACCCCCTTCTATCTGTTGATCTACATCCCTAGCGTATGTTGggagggaataaataaataagaaagaataaaaatgggtGATAAAAGTCTATGAAAGTttggctactttaaaaaaaatgaaaaagttcattTCATTCTTATGTAATCTACCTTTATGATCTCAATAACAAATTTACTTCCCACCTAAAGGTTGTGAAAGAATATATCACTGGAAAATAGGGCAAGATCATTTGTTGTGAAGTGTAGTgcaagttttaaaagaaatatattctgtTCTATTTGGTCCCGTACAGTAATCTCAGTTAACATCCCTATGGCAGTGTTTCCAACTTTTTTGAGAAATTCTGATATAATGAGGTATAGTAGATATTCTCCTAAAAAGATCTCCATGATCAGATAAGTTTGGGAAATTTATTTGGTTTACATAATTGTTTTTTGCTActtgattttatactttttgtattttaatgtaaaatgaatTTCTAAGACAAGGGTATGGTATGAATATTCTCTGACTGACTTGTTCAAACTCTATTTTCAAGAAATTTTAATGGATCATAAATGTTTGAGAATTGCTACCTGTAAGAatcttcttgttttatttggTAACAGATGTTTCGTAATTTATTTGTCACAGGGGCTTAGAAGATTGGTTTTTTGGCATTCCACAGAGATGCTTCAGGTCTGCCTAGGGGAGACCGGGGGAGGGTAACCTAGATCCTACCCGTGCAGCAGCCAGAGCTGTGCtttgcttttcatgtgttttatatGTTGGAATTCTGCATAAGATTTCACATAAAGTGTTGgaaagtcattattttttaagactATAAGGGCATTTACCGTGGTGAACCCAGTTTTTAAATTGAATCATAAAAGTTTCTTTATGTTGGGGCAAAAACATCTATAAAAGGTTTGTTTTAATGTGATGTTTAAATGGAAGGTCTTATACTTTGTATTAATTAAATCGCTTACTGATGTTAGAATCAATGTAATGTGCTCTTTAAAGAGAAGTCGTAAAGTTTAGTACCAGTACGGGTATATTTTACCCCCCTCTCCTTGCCAGTGCTGATGAATAGGATTTCAGCAATTATCTTTCTgtaataactaaaaataattgtCTAACCAGGATACGTATTTACCTTTTAAAGAATACTAACACTATAGAATATTGAAAACTGGGTTTATTGGAGAGCAGAATTGAAAATTATCTGAAATCTTAAAGGTAAGCTGTACAGAATTTAAATTTATCGTAGTTACTTAGCTAAAATAGAAAAGTTTTTACAAATTGACCTTTTAAAATAGATTAGTGAAAAGTGGATTTATTGATGAAATATCTAACGTAATTATTTTCAGATGTAAAGTTATGcaagtatttattgtttcttgtACTGACCTAGCTGAAATAATtggttaattaaaaattttttcaactaAATATACAGtatgtctttaaaattaaatcccttcatctgattttaatattataaataataaaaatgatattctttagtctagaaaagtttttaatgtttgttttatatgcTTAGATCTAAATCAAATCAAACCCAGGGATGCTTTAAAAACAGGTTGTTGGCCTTTTACTTCTGTGGCAGCATATTCTATTTTCTCATGCTCAATTTCTCAGGGAATAATTTTcatagtaattttaaaagtaaatgtataTCCTTCAGGACTTAAAATTAGTTCTCTATAGTTCCTCGGAATAATCTGACGATTAAGTTGATTAAAAATTCAGGTTTAATTGGTACTGTTAAAGATGCTGTGTAATTTGTGCATATAAATTTGaagaataaattgaaaaaatgaaGTTTGAATTGGTCTGCTTGTGTATATGGGGAAATAAATTCCTAGCCATGCTTATCAGAGAAGAGGTATAGAGAACTAAGACAGTAACAGATTTTTTCTGTCCTTGTTATTACTGCCCTTAGGTAAGGTTTTCATTATCTCTGCTGTTGGAATGATTTCCTAACTGGTAATTCCATATTGCCACTCAGCAGTCCTCTTAAAGTCCAAGTCTGTTGCCCTCGTCATGTTAAAGACTTACCAAAGCTTCACCACAGTGGATATATTCATTATATGAGTGCCCTTAAAATGGCTCCACTTACCTCCCTGCCTCATCTTTGGTCAACTTTATCCATGTAACTTATTTAGGGAATAGgacttattttctgaaaatataagtattttctgaatattttctttcatgatcTCAAGCTTTCCATTTATATGTATGATGTACCACAGACTCTCATGTCTGTCACTTcatgaagtcttctgattttccAGTTACTTGCCCCCTCCTCTTTGTACTagagcttttgttttgctttgttcttatttctgtAACAATACCTATCAAATTGCAGGGTAACTATGTCTTCCCTACTAGACCTGTGAAGTGCTCCAGGTCAGAGAGCatgttctttatcttattttctccatgttctttatcttattttctaggttatccaatgTACTCAAGGATTCTAGGTTGATTCTAGGTTGACTGGCACTGtatctggcatgtagtaggcatTCATTAAGTATTCATTGAATAAGTAGATTAGGTTAACTGCTAGAATTAGGGAATGAAGAAGTATGGTTGATGAAATATTCAGATTAATTGAGTATAATGTATGATACATTTTTTCTTATGACATCTATGTGATTAAATATGcatgtattttactttttgagaagtacaataatatttttaaaataatagaagaaaatgtacaTAAACATTAAAAGTATACTAAACTTCACTTAACTTTTTGTTAATCTAGTAGTTCTGGGGTTTGAAGTACCTCAGGTTCTTAATggaaaacattttccatttttctatgcAGACGTGCTGTTTTTGGTGAATAATACCTCAAACATTTATTATTGAACTTCTACGACATTGTACAATGTTCTTTCTTGGAAGTTTGGATATTTATGAAGTAAAAATAGGTATTAAGTTACTATAACTGAAAGACTCAGTTATAATTGAGTTGTATTAACGTGTCCTCAGGTCAGAACAGTAATCATGAATTTTTTCTTAGTGttgttcaagttttctttgagatAATAGAAAAACAATTGACCTGACTCACAGGGctaagaaatgataattataaatgattttgaaattcaaaggaagaagttttcaacttttctgtattttagttTTCAATTTAAAACAAGATTAACTCCTATACTTCAGTGTAGCACTTTGCAgttaactaaatttttaaagataatgtaATTGATTAGAGCAGCAGGTACTTTCCCATTTTACCGACGAAGAAACAGGGTTAGAGAAATTAAATGATCTGATGGTCACTGACATAGAAACTGCAAAAGTAGGGAATAACTACTGTTGATTGCATATTTATTGTGTCCTAGGgacattatctttatttctttttagtatttGAGAAAACTCAGAGTTTTAAGTAACTTGATATTGGcttcacacagctgataagtacTGGGTTGGGATTAGAATTTAGTTACCTCGTGGCTTCACATCCACCTTCAGGTTGCGTTTCTAAGTTTATGCTCTAGGTAAAGGGTTTGTGGATCTGTTACTTTACAAGTATGTTTAATTATATCCATTgattattatatcattttttatgtGTACATAttgttattttccccttttcaATTAGTTTTTTGACTAAGAAGGAAATGCCAGACATTTCATATCACTTTGTTAAAGGTTATATATCTTTAAACAACAAAGTAAAATTTCACTGTTACTGACCAATTTCAGAATTatgaataaactattttaaagtgattatttgGACATAAACTGTTAAATTGATTGTACCTCGTTGTACCAGGTTTGAAGTAAAAGGTGAAAGAAAGTTTTGAGTTTCTGTTTTCCATCATCAGTAGGGGGAAATTTTGTTCCCCTTCATTCCACTTAGCTAGCAATTAAAAATTTATCTGACATTtagcaaaacatttaaaaatatttccaattatAATCGAAGCTCTGCTAATACAAAATGTGTTGACCATATCTTACTTTTAAACTTTAGTAGTTTCCTACAACTTTGTTCTTACTAGAACCCAAACCAAAACCCTTGCCTTTTGGAAGGAGACTGCTTAAGTTACTTTCGTAAAGCTGAGGAAAAAACATCTCATTCAGCTAAAACTACTGAAAGAATTAGGAAATAAATAGCATTGTTTGATAAACTGGAGAAAGCAGGCCATTTATCCAATGTACTCAAGGATTCTAGGCTGGTAGCATGGAAGCACTGTGGATAGCTCTGTAGTCAGGTAGGGACAGCAGTGCATCTCTGCTCATTAGCTTGAGCTGACTGACAACGCCCTTGTGATTGATGgagcacattttaaagtaatttaaacttACTGTTTTGACAGAATCAGTAGTTTAGGGGTGAAGTAGTAAAacccatgatttaaaaaaaattgaaaagatatttaataaaagGCCCCACAGCAAAAGGGTGTGGACCTGGTCCAGCCCCAGAAGTGGCAGAATTTGTGAAAATTTGTTACCCATTTAATAATATAGCTTgggggggctttttttttttaagtaggaatCAGTATATATTAGGTAATCTATTAAAACCGGGTTGACAGACTGTGACCCAGGGACCAAAACCTGTTTTCTTTGAGGAAACCCTTGAGCTAGCAGCTTTTTAAAGGGTTGTTAAAAGAAGATGAATATGTGACTGCAACTGGATACCGTATTTGGCTTGCAGAGCTTAAAATATTTGCTCTTTGGCTCtttagtttgctgatccctgaatCATGTGATGGATATAGACAAATTAGGAACCTGATGTGTAACTGTTGTGCAAAATTCAGCATTTGTGAGGGTGAAGTAAGAATATTCAACATAAGTTACGAGTGTGATTTTGCAAACACTTTATCATGATGAATGAACTTAAAAATTTTCCACCTTGTCTGTTTTTCCACTCCCACATCCAGGTAAAGACTTACTAAGTCCAGATTTCAACGCCAACATTCTAAATTAAAACTTTGAAACTGAAACTGATTACCTCCATATTCAACTCAGCTTCCTTATTCTTCCCTCATGTGGAATATATTCACTTCCCTGTGCAATGTCTTTAACTAGGTTTTCTTTTAGAATGAATATTTTATATCAGTATTTTTCACAATGTACGCATTCAGTAAGTGTTtggttaaaaaagtaataaagggaAACCTTAAtaacttcaaaaaatttaaaaattaaaaaaatcttgattatGTATGTTCATTAATATTGGCTAAATTTTTGGGCTTTCTCACAGTGACTTCAGTATGAAGTACTATGAATACTTTTACTTTCAATAAATAATTTGGTGATTGAATTATAAACacaggtgtgtgtatatatatccatggcTACTGAAGCTTACTCATTATTAATTTCttcaagaattctttttttttctttgaaaaccactgttggTGACTTTGAGCTTCCCTCAGGCTTCATTTCCTTCATACTAATATTGTGAgcattctttgaatatattttcaaatatggtTAATAATTATCCAATATAGTTAAAGAATATGTTCAGCTAAATTAGTAAATGGTTGACACATATATTTCCAGTTTTGGATACAGTGGAATATACTTAATATCAAATgtgtttaaagtcttttttttctttaaataatgctgacacagttttttgtttttaagttcaaGTTTCACTGAAAACACTCAGTAAATCTATGTCTTAATTATTAACTTAAATGCAGCCTTTATTTGATTCTcttgtcattttcatttaattatatcAGTCATTTCAAAAGGCAAAATATGAAATTAGCTTTCTTATGTACAGTGGACAGTTTTAATAGTTGTAAGGTATGTCACAAGTAACTTAATAGTAATAGTAAAGCATTTTAGTTTTCAATAATaggcctttaaaaaataaaatgaattccagGTAGTATCTATGATGTAATTGTCACATATTTATATTGATATACTTTCTTGAGTGGGAAAGCAGTGGCAGAATAATCCCAAGAGAGTAacagccaaaaaaaccagaaTGGGTTTGCTCCATTTTGCACTTTGCTCCATTGCATTCTCCACTTTGCTCCAGGGAACTTAGAATATCTATGTAAATAAAGTGAATAATCAGCCTTCAAAATGGTATTGACCTTTGGGAGGGGAATACAAATTGTCTTGACTAGATATTAGCTTAGTTTTTTCATCTTGCTTAATTTTACAAATTCTGAAGCTCTGTCCAAGGCTTTAAAAACCACACCTAAATCATAGAGTGAAAATCTATTACAATTGTCCCTTGGTGTCCCTaggggattggtttcaggacccccgctgataccaaaatccacagatgctcaagtcccgtaTATGAAACggcgtagtatttgcatataacataTGCACATCCCCCTGTATACTTCAGAtcacctctagattacttataataccaaaTACAATGTAAGTGCTATGTAAGTAGTTGCCCGTGTGGcatattcaagttttgctttttggaactttatggaaatttttttcttcctgaatattttcgctccatggttggttgaatccatggatgcagaacctgtggattGGAGGGCCGGCTGTATCAGACATATTTTTGGCATAAGAAACCTACTTTCAAAAGAAATCcgtagaatattttattttttacattggcTAGTAACAAATTTGACtgagttttttctttaataagcTTTGATTTTTGGCAAATCACTAAATGGATGattaattttattcaaaataaaggCCAATTTAATTACAGTAATTCTGGAAAAAATGATAGGAACTtactatttctaaattaaaattctGATCAGGAAGGTGATAAATTTGTtatgtaaaatttagaaaataggcACCTGTAACCAGCCATTAAGAAaccattaggattttgttttctttttcaaaacgagcaaggcaaaacagaacaaacaaatatGGATCATGCTCTAAGTATAATCttgaatctttttttgtttttcctctcagaGTGTGAACATTTCTCTATTCTAGTTTTTCTTTATGAAAGTACAAAATGTAATTGCTGAACTGGATTCCATCATAGAGATATACTGTAATTCCTCTATTATTTGGCATAGTTTCCATGTTTGTTTAATCCTTGCACATAAATTTTTTGTTCATCAGTTGCTAAAAATAAAGCTAACAATCAGTGTTTCTGCAAACTTTATAAATCAGCTTTTTGTAGAAATTAGAGTATTTTTAAATCGTGCGCAGAGGATCTGGCTCTTAAACAAAAATAATCCCCACCCTAtcccccaacccccctcccccgcaAAAAAATACCCTGTAATTTCattacagataaaataaaaagtcatcagTAAAGTTTTTCCTTGACAAAACtggatttgaaattttaattttgtttatctggaacAGGTGcatctgttttccatttatttaaaactatCTGATCTTAATCTTTCAGATGTCTCTCTCCCCCCCTAATCTTATTTCGCTCCTGACTGTgatcttttgttttccagaataACAGCTATCCACCAATGTCAGATCCATACATGCCTAGTTACTATGCTCCGTCCATTGGATTTCCATACTCTCTTGGGGAAGCAGCATGGTCCACAGCTGGAGACCAACCTATGCCATATCTGACAACCTATGGACAAATGAGTAATGGAGAACATCATTATATACCAGATGGTGTGTTTAGTCAACCTGGGGCATTAGGAAATACCCCTCCATTTCTTGGTCAACATGGATTTAACTTTTTTCCTGGTAATGCTGATTTCTCTACATGGGGGACAAGTGGATCTCAGGGACAATCCACACAAAGCTCTGCTTACAGTAGCAGTTACGGCTATCCACCAAGTTCTCTTGGGAGAGCTATTACTGATGGACCGGCTGGGTTTGGCAGTGATACCTTAAGTAAGGTGCCTGGCATTAGCAGTATTGAGCAAGGCATGACCGGACTGAAAATTGGTGGTGACCTGACAGCCGCAGTGACAAAAACTGTAGGAACAGCTTTGAGCAGCAGTGGTATGACTAGCATTGCCGCCAATAGTGTGCCCCCCGTTAGCAGCGCGGCGCCTAAGCCAACCTCCTGGGCTGCCATTGCCAGAAAGCCTGCCAAACCTCAACCGAAACTCAAACCCAAGGGCAGCGTGGGGATTGGGGGCTCCGCCGTGCCACCACCTCCTATAAAACACAACATGAACATTGGAACTTGGGATGAGAAGGGGTCAGTGGTAAAGGCTCCAGCAGCCCAGCCAGTTCTGCCTCCTCAGACTCTAGTGCAGCAGCCTCAGCCATTAATTCAGCCGCCACCGTTGGTGCAAGGCCAgctgcccccgccgccgccgcagccgcagcCGGGAGCGCAGCCGCAGGCCCAGCCTCACCAAGTGCAGCCGCAGCCGCAGCCACTGCAGAATCGCTGGCTGGCTCCTCGGAACAGGGGGGCGGGCTTCCACCAGAACAGTGGCGGGGGAGGTGAGAACTTTGGTTTAGGTGTTGTTGCTGCCAGTGCTTCGCCCGCCAGTGTAGAAGTGCATCCAGTGCTGGAAAAGCTAAAGGCCATAAACAACTACAATCCCAAAGACTTTGACTGGAACCTGAAGAACGGACGGGTGTTTATAATTAAAAGCTACTCGGAGGATGACATACACCGTTCCATTAAGTACTCTATCTGGTGTAGTACTGAGCACGGCAACAAGCGTTTGGATGCCGCGTACCGTTCCCTGAATGGGAAGGGCCCGCTCTATTTGCTCTTCAGCGT
This DNA window, taken from Eubalaena glacialis isolate mEubGla1 chromosome 17, mEubGla1.1.hap2.+ XY, whole genome shotgun sequence, encodes the following:
- the YTHDF3 gene encoding YTH domain-containing family protein 3 isoform X1; this encodes MFYLDLTLLHRAEETGEESFSVQNGSIHQKDAVNDDDFEPYLSSQTNQNNSYPPMSDPYMPSYYAPSIGFPYSLGEAAWSTAGDQPMPYLTTYGQMSNGEHHYIPDGVFSQPGALGNTPPFLGQHGFNFFPGNADFSTWGTSGSQGQSTQSSAYSSSYGYPPSSLGRAITDGPAGFGSDTLSKVPGISSIEQGMTGLKIGGDLTAAVTKTVGTALSSSGMTSIAANSVPPVSSAAPKPTSWAAIARKPAKPQPKLKPKGSVGIGGSAVPPPPIKHNMNIGTWDEKGSVVKAPAAQPVLPPQTLVQQPQPLIQPPPLVQGQLPPPPPQPQPGAQPQAQPHQVQPQPQPLQNRWLAPRNRGAGFHQNSGGGGENFGLGVVAASASPASVEVHPVLEKLKAINNYNPKDFDWNLKNGRVFIIKSYSEDDIHRSIKYSIWCSTEHGNKRLDAAYRSLNGKGPLYLLFSVNGSGHFCGVAEMKSVVDYNAYAGVWSQDKWKGKFEVKWIFVKDVPNNQLRHIRLENNDNKPVTNSRDTQEVPLEKAKQVLKIIATFKHTTSIFDDFAHYEKRQEEEEAMRRERNRNKQ
- the YTHDF3 gene encoding YTH domain-containing family protein 3 isoform X2; this encodes MSATSVDQRPKGQGNKVSVQNGSIHQKDAVNDDDFEPYLSSQTNQNNSYPPMSDPYMPSYYAPSIGFPYSLGEAAWSTAGDQPMPYLTTYGQMSNGEHHYIPDGVFSQPGALGNTPPFLGQHGFNFFPGNADFSTWGTSGSQGQSTQSSAYSSSYGYPPSSLGRAITDGPAGFGSDTLSKVPGISSIEQGMTGLKIGGDLTAAVTKTVGTALSSSGMTSIAANSVPPVSSAAPKPTSWAAIARKPAKPQPKLKPKGSVGIGGSAVPPPPIKHNMNIGTWDEKGSVVKAPAAQPVLPPQTLVQQPQPLIQPPPLVQGQLPPPPPQPQPGAQPQAQPHQVQPQPQPLQNRWLAPRNRGAGFHQNSGGGGENFGLGVVAASASPASVEVHPVLEKLKAINNYNPKDFDWNLKNGRVFIIKSYSEDDIHRSIKYSIWCSTEHGNKRLDAAYRSLNGKGPLYLLFSVNGSGHFCGVAEMKSVVDYNAYAGVWSQDKWKGKFEVKWIFVKDVPNNQLRHIRLENNDNKPVTNSRDTQEVPLEKAKQVLKIIATFKHTTSIFDDFAHYEKRQEEEEAMRRERNRNKQ
- the YTHDF3 gene encoding YTH domain-containing family protein 3 isoform X3, which encodes MSDPYMPSYYAPSIGFPYSLGEAAWSTAGDQPMPYLTTYGQMSNGEHHYIPDGVFSQPGALGNTPPFLGQHGFNFFPGNADFSTWGTSGSQGQSTQSSAYSSSYGYPPSSLGRAITDGPAGFGSDTLSKVPGISSIEQGMTGLKIGGDLTAAVTKTVGTALSSSGMTSIAANSVPPVSSAAPKPTSWAAIARKPAKPQPKLKPKGSVGIGGSAVPPPPIKHNMNIGTWDEKGSVVKAPAAQPVLPPQTLVQQPQPLIQPPPLVQGQLPPPPPQPQPGAQPQAQPHQVQPQPQPLQNRWLAPRNRGAGFHQNSGGGGENFGLGVVAASASPASVEVHPVLEKLKAINNYNPKDFDWNLKNGRVFIIKSYSEDDIHRSIKYSIWCSTEHGNKRLDAAYRSLNGKGPLYLLFSVNGSGHFCGVAEMKSVVDYNAYAGVWSQDKWKGKFEVKWIFVKDVPNNQLRHIRLENNDNKPVTNSRDTQEVPLEKAKQVLKIIATFKHTTSIFDDFAHYEKRQEEEEAMRRERNRNKQ